From Solanum stenotomum isolate F172 unplaced genomic scaffold, ASM1918654v1 scaffold21219, whole genome shotgun sequence, a single genomic window includes:
- the LOC125850960 gene encoding receptor-like protein 9DC3, translated as MELGQLNMLEALDLSWNRLTGKIPQELTRMNFLSFLNLSQNLLVGRIPQGSQFDTFENDSYGGNLDLCGPPLSKKCGTSNPSHVPQPLEEEEEDDESYFFSGFTWESVVIGYSFGLVVGTVMWSLMFKYRKPKWFVEFFDGLMPHKRRRPKKRAQRQPT; from the coding sequence ATGGAATTGGGGCAATTGAATATGCTTGAAGCTTTAGATCTCTCCTGGAATCGGCTCACTGGAAAGATTCCACAGGAATTGACAAGAATGAACTTTCTATCATTCTTAAACCTCTCTCAAAATCTCCTTGTTGGACGCATTCCTCAAGGTTCACAATTCGACACATTTGAAAATGACTCGTATGGTGGCAACCTTGATTTATGTGGTCCTCCTTTATCAAAGAAATGTGGAACGAGTAATCCATCGCATGTTCCTCAACCattggaggaagaagaagaagatgatgagtCCTATTTTTTTAGTGGATTTACGTGGGAATCAGTAGTCATAGGCTACAGTTTTGGACTAGTTGTTGGAACTGTCATGTGGAGTCTCATGTTTAAATATCGTAAGCCAAAATGGTTTGTGGAATTTTTTGATGGACTCATGCCTCACAAAAGAAGAAGGCCAAAGAAGAGAGCTCAAAGACAACCGACTTAA